The Pseudomonas eucalypticola genome has a window encoding:
- a CDS encoding GNAT family N-acetyltransferase, with protein sequence MDPLIAITQPAADEAGIVSRIVQRSIRDGCALDHRNDASLVEAWTRHKGCDQVARWLLDEALCLRLAWLQGKPVGAGMALATGEVCLCYVQPESFRRGAGRALMAALEHFLGTAGHSHAMLYSTRTAAGFYARMGYRPMGRPVSFTGLVLTPMRKPLAVSAGAWHER encoded by the coding sequence ATGGACCCGCTTATTGCCATCACCCAGCCCGCCGCCGACGAGGCCGGCATCGTCAGCCGCATCGTTCAGCGCTCCATTCGCGATGGCTGTGCACTGGACCACCGCAATGATGCCAGCCTCGTCGAGGCCTGGACCCGCCACAAAGGCTGCGACCAGGTGGCGCGCTGGTTGCTGGACGAAGCCTTGTGCCTGCGCTTGGCCTGGCTGCAGGGCAAGCCCGTGGGCGCGGGCATGGCCCTGGCCACCGGCGAGGTGTGCCTGTGTTACGTGCAGCCCGAAAGCTTTCGCCGCGGCGCCGGGCGTGCCTTGATGGCAGCGCTCGAACATTTCCTGGGCACGGCAGGTCACAGCCACGCGATGCTCTACAGTACCCGAACGGCCGCGGGGTTCTACGCTCGCATGGGGTACCGGCCCATGGGGCGCCCCGTGAGCTTCACAGGGTTGGTGCTGACCCCCATGCGCAAACCACTGGCCGTCAGCGCCGGTGCGTGGCACGAAAGGTAG
- a CDS encoding PaaI family thioesterase, with amino-acid sequence MQSLPPQELIALWQAQEQAMRARLAGPGTLTFAQVSALAPSEFFDGIGKGELPSPPIGTLMDFIPIEWGPGLFIFQGTPDERHYNPLGSVHGGYAATLLDSCMGCAIHTRLQAGQGYTTLDLRISYVRALNASTGPVRAEGKAVHVGRSTALAEGRLYDAEGKLYATASTTCMILGTPRTP; translated from the coding sequence ATGCAGTCGCTACCCCCACAGGAACTCATTGCGTTGTGGCAAGCCCAGGAGCAGGCCATGCGCGCCCGCCTTGCTGGCCCAGGCACGCTCACCTTCGCCCAGGTCAGTGCCCTGGCGCCGAGCGAATTCTTTGACGGGATTGGCAAGGGTGAACTGCCCTCGCCGCCCATAGGCACCCTGATGGACTTTATCCCGATCGAATGGGGCCCGGGCCTGTTCATTTTTCAGGGCACACCCGATGAGCGCCATTACAACCCCTTGGGCAGCGTGCACGGCGGCTATGCGGCAACGTTGCTGGATTCTTGCATGGGCTGCGCGATCCATACCCGGCTGCAGGCGGGCCAGGGCTATACCACCCTGGATTTGCGCATCAGCTACGTACGGGCACTGAACGCCAGCACCGGACCAGTGCGGGCCGAAGGCAAGGCGGTGCATGTCGGGCGCTCCACGGCGCTGGCCGAAGGCCGCCTCTATGATGCCGAGGGCAAACTATATGCCACCGCAAGCACCACCTGCATGATCCTGGGCACCCCACGTACCCCTTAG
- a CDS encoding 2-dehydro-3-deoxy-6-phosphogalactonate aldolase, protein MLKQALAANGLIAILRGLRPEEAQAIGQVLYDEGFRVIEVPLNSPSPYDSIRILRDSLPADCLIGAGTVLTAEQVQQVKAAGGQVIVMPHSDANVLRAAKAAGLYLSPGVVTPTEAFAALEEGADVLKLFPAEMLNPGVVKALLAVLPKGTALVPVGGISPDNMAPFVSAGVSGFGLGSGLFKPGMSADDVAVRAKAYVAAWKRLH, encoded by the coding sequence ATGCTCAAGCAAGCGCTCGCCGCCAACGGCCTGATCGCCATCCTGCGCGGCCTTCGCCCCGAAGAGGCCCAGGCCATCGGCCAGGTGCTGTATGACGAAGGTTTTCGCGTGATCGAGGTACCGCTCAATTCCCCCAGCCCCTACGACAGCATTCGTATCCTGCGTGACAGCTTGCCGGCCGATTGCCTGATCGGCGCTGGCACCGTGCTCACCGCTGAACAGGTGCAACAGGTCAAGGCCGCAGGCGGCCAGGTCATCGTCATGCCCCACAGCGATGCCAACGTATTGCGCGCGGCCAAGGCCGCCGGGCTGTACCTGTCCCCTGGCGTGGTCACCCCCACCGAGGCGTTTGCCGCGCTGGAGGAGGGCGCCGACGTGCTCAAGCTGTTCCCGGCCGAGATGCTCAACCCGGGTGTGGTCAAGGCGCTGCTGGCGGTATTGCCCAAAGGCACCGCCCTGGTACCGGTGGGCGGCATCAGCCCCGACAACATGGCGCCCTTCGTCAGCGCCGGGGTCAGCGGCTTCGGCCTGGGCTCAGGGCTGTTCAAGCCCGGCATGAGCGCCGACGACGTGGCCGTCCGGGCCAAAGCCTACGTGGCCGCCTGGAAACGCCTGCACTGA
- a CDS encoding TlpA family protein disulfide reductase, whose amino-acid sequence MLSFGFGPFVLAINHLIMLAALAIALASGWWLARRRAAPNPEAILFRGFLLGLLGARVAFVASYAHQYLATPWQIIDLRDGGFLLMPGLLVLAAYLAWRGWRDAPSRVPLTAAMAAGLVFWGAAHWAVDQHQAGQPMPSTVLHDALGDPVALPGTDSRPMVVNLWASWCPPCRRELPVLLQAQAQHPDIRFVFLNQGELPQTVSNFVATTGLAPSHVLYDPDSQWGRQLGAAALPTTLFYSASGHLLGSHLGELSAASLADGLKVFGSATPLQSASKEEASPFE is encoded by the coding sequence ATGCTCAGTTTCGGCTTCGGCCCCTTCGTGCTAGCCATCAACCACCTGATCATGCTGGCGGCACTGGCCATCGCGCTGGCCAGTGGCTGGTGGCTGGCCCGGCGGCGTGCAGCGCCCAATCCGGAAGCCATATTGTTTCGGGGTTTTCTACTGGGTTTGCTGGGCGCGCGGGTGGCTTTCGTCGCCAGTTATGCCCACCAGTACCTGGCCACGCCCTGGCAAATCATCGACCTGCGCGACGGCGGCTTCCTGCTGATGCCAGGGCTGCTGGTGCTGGCCGCGTACCTCGCCTGGCGAGGATGGCGCGATGCGCCGTCGCGCGTGCCCCTGACGGCGGCAATGGCGGCGGGCCTGGTGTTCTGGGGCGCGGCGCACTGGGCTGTGGACCAGCATCAGGCCGGGCAACCGATGCCAAGTACGGTGCTGCACGATGCGCTGGGCGACCCCGTGGCATTGCCCGGCACCGACTCGCGGCCCATGGTGGTCAACCTCTGGGCCAGCTGGTGCCCGCCGTGCCGCCGCGAACTGCCGGTATTGCTGCAGGCGCAGGCGCAGCATCCGGATATCCGCTTCGTCTTTCTGAACCAGGGCGAATTGCCACAGACGGTCAGCAATTTCGTCGCCACCACAGGGTTGGCGCCCAGCCATGTCCTGTATGACCCGGACAGTCAATGGGGCCGGCAGCTTGGCGCGGCAGCGTTGCCCACCACGCTATTCTACAGCGCCAGTGGCCATCTGCTGGGCAGCCACCTGGGCGAACTCTCCGCCGCCAGCCTTGCCGATGGGCTGAAGGTGTTCGGAAGCGCCACCCCCCTTCAATCGGCGAGCAAGGAAGAGGCATCACCTTTCGAATAG
- a CDS encoding MFS transporter — translation MTATPSQGPLLLSRADHKTLGLAALGGALEIYDFIIFVFFALTLSQLFFPPQMPEWLRLLQSFGIFVTGYLARPLGGILMAHFADHLGRKKVFSLSILMMALPCLLIGVMPTYAHIGYAAPLILLALRILQGAAVGGEVPSAWVFVAEHAPVHRRGYALGFLQAGLTFGYLIGALTATALAQLFTPQEILDYAWRLPFLLGGVFGIIGVWLRRWLSETPVFLALRERREGRVELPLKTVLRDYRPALLPAVLLTCVLTSAVVVLVVITPTVMQQRFGLSASHTFALSSLGIVFLNLGCVLAGLLVDRIGAWRALMVYSLLMPLGIGALYANLVAGWGLPGVGYALAGLACGVVGVVPSVMVGLFPTAIRVSGISFTYNIAYALWASVTPLALIAAMPWSPWVCVGFAAVMGLTGLATALVFAGRGVLQVEGARACG, via the coding sequence ATGACTGCCACACCTTCCCAAGGCCCGCTGCTGCTGTCGCGCGCCGACCACAAGACCCTTGGCCTGGCGGCCTTGGGCGGCGCCCTGGAAATCTACGATTTCATCATTTTCGTGTTTTTTGCCCTGACGCTGAGCCAATTGTTTTTCCCACCGCAGATGCCCGAGTGGCTGCGCCTGTTGCAGAGCTTCGGCATCTTCGTCACCGGCTACCTGGCGCGGCCGCTGGGCGGGATCCTGATGGCGCACTTCGCCGACCACCTGGGGCGCAAGAAGGTGTTCAGCCTGAGCATCCTGATGATGGCGCTGCCCTGCCTGCTGATCGGGGTCATGCCCACCTATGCCCATATTGGCTATGCCGCGCCGCTCATCCTGCTGGCCCTGCGCATTCTTCAGGGCGCTGCCGTCGGCGGTGAGGTGCCCAGCGCCTGGGTGTTCGTGGCCGAGCATGCGCCGGTGCATCGCCGCGGCTATGCCCTGGGCTTTCTGCAGGCCGGCCTGACCTTCGGTTACCTGATCGGCGCCTTGACCGCCACGGCCCTGGCGCAACTGTTCACCCCCCAGGAGATTCTCGACTACGCCTGGCGCCTGCCGTTCCTGCTGGGCGGGGTGTTCGGCATCATCGGCGTATGGCTGCGCCGCTGGTTGAGCGAGACGCCCGTGTTCCTGGCGCTGCGTGAACGTCGCGAGGGAAGGGTGGAGTTGCCGCTCAAAACTGTGCTGCGCGACTATCGTCCGGCGCTGCTGCCCGCCGTGCTGCTGACCTGCGTGTTGACGTCGGCCGTGGTCGTGCTGGTGGTCATCACCCCAACGGTCATGCAACAACGCTTCGGCCTCAGTGCCAGCCACACCTTCGCCTTGAGCAGCCTGGGCATCGTGTTCCTCAACCTGGGGTGCGTGCTGGCCGGCTTGCTGGTCGACCGTATCGGTGCCTGGAGGGCGCTGATGGTCTACAGCCTGTTGATGCCGCTGGGCATCGGCGCACTGTACGCCAACCTGGTGGCGGGCTGGGGCCTGCCGGGCGTGGGTTACGCCTTGGCCGGGCTGGCCTGCGGTGTGGTGGGCGTGGTGCCGTCGGTGATGGTCGGCCTGTTCCCGACGGCTATTCGGGTGTCGGGCATTTCCTTCACTTACAACATTGCCTACGCCCTCTGGGCCAGTGTCACGCCGCTGGCGCTGATTGCCGCGATGCCGTGGAGCCCGTGGGTGTGCGTGGGCTTCGCCGCGGTCATGGGCCTGACAGGCTTGGCTACCGCGCTGGTGTTCGCCGGGCGTGGGGTGTTGCAGGTGGAAGGGGCACGGGCGTGCGGGTAA
- a CDS encoding 2-dehydro-3-deoxygalactonokinase yields the protein MQAHLIALDWGTTSLRAYKLGRSGQVLDQRALASGIMQLPTTPRTIAGRPCGNGFELAFDDACGDWLAAEPHVPVIACGMVGSAQGWREAAYCPTPARVADLGASLQTVETLRGTVLHIVPGVIQHSRLPNVMRGEETQVLGLLCDLPADTRQDSLLIGLPGSHSKWVSLEEGCIQRFDTFMTGEVYAALCAHTILGRTQQPSAGFDEAAFIRGVQVALSPDGTLGLLSNLFSARTLGLTGQLAGTEQADYLSGLMIGHELHALAQACRERRGEVGLPQVVLIGSVALCQRYQIALRLCGFAQVGLAEQATERGLWSLAVAAGLLAPLPEEV from the coding sequence ATGCAGGCGCATTTGATCGCGCTCGATTGGGGAACCACTTCCCTTCGAGCCTACAAGCTTGGCCGCAGCGGCCAGGTGCTGGACCAGCGCGCGCTGGCTTCAGGCATCATGCAACTCCCCACCACACCCCGCACGATCGCCGGCCGGCCATGCGGCAACGGTTTCGAGCTGGCCTTCGACGATGCCTGCGGTGATTGGCTGGCCGCCGAACCCCACGTACCGGTGATTGCCTGCGGCATGGTCGGCAGCGCCCAGGGTTGGCGCGAAGCGGCCTACTGCCCGACGCCCGCGCGGGTCGCCGACCTGGGGGCCAGCCTGCAGACCGTCGAGACCCTGCGTGGCACCGTGTTGCACATCGTGCCCGGGGTGATCCAGCATTCGCGTTTGCCCAACGTCATGCGGGGTGAGGAAACCCAAGTGCTGGGCCTGTTGTGCGACTTGCCGGCCGACACGCGCCAGGACAGCCTGCTGATCGGCCTGCCCGGCAGCCATAGCAAATGGGTGAGCCTTGAAGAGGGCTGCATCCAACGGTTCGACACCTTCATGACCGGGGAGGTGTACGCGGCCCTGTGTGCCCACACCATCCTCGGGCGTACCCAGCAACCCAGCGCTGGCTTCGATGAGGCCGCCTTCATCCGCGGTGTTCAGGTGGCACTGTCGCCCGATGGCACCCTTGGCCTGCTGTCGAACCTGTTCAGTGCCCGCACCCTGGGCCTGACCGGGCAATTGGCCGGCACCGAGCAGGCCGACTACCTGTCGGGCCTGATGATCGGCCACGAATTGCACGCCTTGGCCCAGGCCTGCCGCGAGCGCCGCGGCGAGGTGGGGTTGCCTCAGGTAGTGCTGATTGGCAGCGTGGCGCTGTGCCAGCGCTACCAGATTGCTCTGCGCTTGTGCGGTTTCGCCCAGGTGGGCCTCGCCGAACAGGCCACCGAACGCGGTTTATGGAGCCTGGCCGTGGCGGCCGGGCTGCTCGCTCCCCTGCCAGAAGAGGTTTGA
- a CDS encoding ATP-binding protein has product MSLRLRLSLILGTAFLVVWALAAAWMFRDLRQQMMFSLDQRLVASARMVAGLVDQLPPLNPQGEGRRFSADQLSIPDGMACQVSSLRGEILARSHGASDSLDDQSTGFHDQSVEGGRWRSFTLMHGDVRITTADRHEEREALNASILLAASVPVLVALLGTLGVLWLCVGVGLAPLNRIRDALMRRGPDALEPLQVQALPRELMPLLDSQNQLLLRIGQTLERERRLTGDAAHELRSPLTAIKTHLQVARMTQGSARETALEHAEAGADRLHRTLEQLLLLARVEGSLSFDDGCACTAGQVARQAVQDASAGDRRRIALQLPDAVAEARLQIPSALAVAAVRNLLDNALRHSPADAPVALTLRQQEGVVYFEVRDHGPGIPAADLPNLTQRFWRSPHSGGCGLGLAIVQAIVQRCGCNLTFDSRADGLRVELGMPLHSV; this is encoded by the coding sequence ATGAGCCTGCGCTTGCGCTTGAGCCTGATACTGGGCACGGCGTTCCTGGTGGTGTGGGCGTTGGCGGCCGCCTGGATGTTCCGTGACCTGCGCCAGCAGATGATGTTTTCCCTGGACCAGCGCCTGGTGGCATCGGCGCGCATGGTGGCCGGCCTGGTGGACCAGTTGCCCCCCTTGAACCCCCAGGGTGAAGGGCGTCGCTTCAGTGCCGACCAGCTGAGCATTCCCGATGGCATGGCCTGCCAGGTCAGCTCCCTGCGTGGCGAAATTCTGGCCCGCAGCCATGGCGCCAGCGATTCGCTGGACGATCAAAGCACCGGGTTCCACGACCAATCCGTCGAAGGCGGTCGCTGGCGCAGCTTCACCCTGATGCACGGCGATGTGCGCATCACCACGGCCGACCGCCATGAAGAACGCGAGGCCCTCAATGCCTCCATCCTGTTGGCGGCCTCGGTGCCGGTGCTGGTGGCCCTGCTCGGCACCCTGGGGGTGTTGTGGCTGTGTGTCGGCGTCGGCCTGGCGCCGCTCAACCGCATTCGCGACGCGCTGATGCGCCGGGGCCCCGATGCCCTGGAACCTTTGCAGGTGCAGGCGTTGCCACGGGAGTTGATGCCGCTGTTGGACAGCCAGAACCAGTTGCTGCTGCGCATCGGCCAGACCCTGGAGCGGGAGCGGCGCCTGACCGGCGATGCCGCCCATGAACTGCGCAGCCCGCTGACCGCCATCAAGACCCACTTGCAGGTGGCGCGCATGACCCAGGGCAGCGCACGGGAAACCGCGCTGGAACATGCTGAGGCAGGTGCCGACCGGCTGCACCGTACCCTTGAACAGCTACTGTTGCTGGCCCGGGTGGAGGGCAGCCTGTCGTTCGATGACGGTTGTGCCTGTACCGCCGGGCAAGTCGCCCGTCAGGCGGTGCAGGATGCCAGCGCCGGCGACCGCCGGCGGATCGCCCTCCAGCTGCCGGACGCCGTGGCCGAGGCGCGTTTGCAGATACCCTCGGCCCTGGCGGTGGCGGCGGTGCGTAACCTGCTGGATAACGCCTTGCGCCATAGCCCCGCTGACGCACCGGTGGCCTTGACCCTTCGCCAGCAGGAGGGGGTGGTGTATTTCGAAGTGCGTGACCACGGCCCCGGCATTCCGGCAGCGGACTTGCCCAACCTCACCCAGCGCTTCTGGCGCAGCCCCCACAGCGGCGGCTGTGGGCTGGGGCTGGCCATCGTGCAAGCCATTGTGCAGCGCTGTGGCTGCAACCTGACATTCGACAGCCGTGCCGATGGCTTGCGGGTCGAGCTGGGGATGCCGCTACATTCGGTGTAA
- a CDS encoding histidine kinase, protein MINKALRILIADEHPGQLMHVERMLNHMGYYRIAPVHSFDALLALVQSAIEPFDLLIANTDMAVRAGVDLPRLCKGSAQVHHALLYESETVVVPAITRQQRDAVNVCLTRLPDSEALETLMGMVDFEPVRVPPVTAVNPRRQPPRKRPKLKEPALLRHS, encoded by the coding sequence ATGATCAACAAAGCTTTGCGAATTTTGATTGCCGATGAGCACCCCGGTCAATTGATGCACGTGGAAAGGATGCTCAACCACATGGGGTACTACCGAATCGCCCCTGTGCATTCCTTCGATGCGCTGTTGGCGCTGGTGCAGAGCGCCATCGAGCCGTTCGACCTGCTCATCGCCAACACCGATATGGCAGTGCGCGCGGGCGTCGACCTGCCGCGGTTGTGCAAGGGCAGCGCGCAGGTGCATCACGCTTTGCTGTACGAAAGCGAAACCGTGGTCGTGCCGGCCATTACCCGCCAACAGCGCGATGCCGTGAATGTCTGCTTGACCCGCCTGCCTGACAGCGAAGCACTCGAAACCCTGATGGGCATGGTCGACTTCGAGCCCGTGCGCGTACCGCCTGTAACCGCCGTCAACCCGCGCCGCCAGCCGCCGCGCAAGCGTCCCAAGCTGAAGGAGCCCGCGCTCTTGCGCCATTCGTGA
- a CDS encoding response regulator, whose protein sequence is MHVLLCEDDELIASGIVAGLQAQGLTVDHVASAGAARALLQAAHFDVMVLDLGLPDEDGLTLLQALRQRGEALPVLVLTARDTVTDRVAGLQAGADDYLLKPFDLRELFARLHTLLRRVAGRAVNTIEHGPLRYDPSTCQAWLQGQPVDLSRREQALLQALLHSRGRVLSSEQLKDSVYGFSDEVESNALNVHIHHLRRKLGNDIVETVRGLGYRLGKVQP, encoded by the coding sequence ATGCACGTACTGCTCTGTGAAGACGACGAGTTGATCGCCAGTGGCATAGTCGCCGGCCTGCAGGCCCAAGGGCTGACCGTGGACCACGTGGCCAGTGCGGGCGCGGCCCGGGCGTTGTTGCAGGCAGCGCATTTCGACGTCATGGTGCTGGACCTGGGGCTGCCGGACGAAGACGGCCTGACCCTGCTGCAGGCCCTGCGCCAGCGCGGCGAAGCACTCCCCGTGCTGGTGCTGACGGCGCGCGACACCGTGACCGACCGGGTAGCGGGGCTGCAAGCCGGCGCAGACGACTACTTGCTCAAACCGTTCGACCTGCGTGAATTGTTCGCCCGCTTGCACACCCTGTTGCGGCGTGTTGCCGGCCGCGCGGTCAATACCATCGAGCACGGCCCCCTGCGTTACGACCCCAGCACGTGCCAGGCGTGGCTCCAGGGCCAGCCGGTGGACCTGTCACGGCGTGAACAGGCGTTGCTGCAGGCCCTGTTGCACAGCCGTGGCCGGGTGCTGTCGAGCGAGCAGTTGAAGGACAGCGTTTATGGCTTCTCCGATGAGGTGGAAAGCAACGCGTTGAACGTGCATATCCATCATCTGCGCCGCAAGCTGGGCAATGACATCGTGGAAACGGTGCGCGGCCTGGGGTACCGCCTGGGCAAGGTGCAGCCATGA